GTGGCCTTCGAAGGCAGCCTCGACCTGCACGGCATGAGCGTGGAGAAGGCCCGCGAAACCCTGTGGGACTTCTTCGCCGAAGCGGCACGCCTGGAAGTACGCTGCGCCCGCGTCACCCACGGCAAGGCGGTACGCACCGACGGCAAGCGGCCGATGATCAAGAGCCACGTCAACACCTGGCTGCGCCAGCACCCGCAGGTACTCGGCTTCACCTCCTGCATCGCCAAGCATGGTGGCACCGGTGCCGTCTATGTACTGCTCAAGCGCACCATGCTCGACGGCCGCGACGAGTTCTAGCGCGCCGGAAAGCGTGGCGCGTACTCCTCCCGCTCTACCTGCAGGCCATTCACCACGAAGGACACCGCGTGGTAGAAGCCGACCAGCAGCAGGCACTCGATCAGCTGCTCGTCGCTGAAATGCACGCCAAGCCGCTGCCATAGCGCGTCGTCGACAGTGGCGCTGGCGTGCAGGCTGTCCGCCAGTTCCAGCAGTGCCTGTTCAGCCTCGCCCCACAGGGCCGGGTCGATACGCTCGCTGCTGGTATCGGCGATCTGCTCGCTGCTGAAGCCGGCCTTGCCGGCGAATCCCACCACGTGCACGCCCCACTCGTACTCCGCACCGCACAACGCAGTGGCGCGCAGGATCAGCAGCTCGCGCTCGCGCAACTCGATGCTGCCAGGATCCAGCAAGCCACCGGCGAACATGCGCTGCAGCACGCGCGGGTTGCGCGCCATGCTGCGAAACAGCTTGAGCGGTGGCATGCCCGGCGGCATGACGTGATCGAAGGCGGCCTGGATAGCCGGGGCATAAGGAGGGTTCAATGGCTGTACGCGAGGCTGGTTCATGGCTTGGACTCCTGTCATGCTACGAAATAAGTAGCAAGCCAAACCTACTCCGCTACTAAAAAAGAAGCAAGGAGCCAATATGAGCTTTCCCCAACCCGGAGACCCGGTACGCGGTTCCGCCAGCGGCCGGCCGATCATGGCCCTGCTCGACCTGCTGGGTCGGCGCTGGAGCCTGCGCGTACTCTGGGAGCTGCACCAGACCCCGGCCAGCTTCCGCGAGCTGCAGACGCGCTGCGAGAGCGTCTCGCCTTCGGTGCTCAACACCCGCCTGGGCGAGTTGCGCGAGGCCCAGTTGCTGGAGAACGGCGAGCGCGGCTACCAGCTTTCCGCTCTGGGTCAGGAACTGGTGCAGCACTGCTTGCCACTGGCCCTATGGGCCGAAGGCTGGGCCGCACAGCTACCATCGCGGCCGGAAAAGTAGGCCGCACTGGCGTACTTCGCCCTTGCCAGCGTCCCTGCTGCGCCCTACCCTGCGCCTCTGCGAATTTCCGACAGTCCCACAGGAATATCCATGTCCCTGGAACAGCAATACACCGCGATTCTCGGCCAACTCGGCGAGGACGTGTCCCGCGAAGGCCTGCTCGACACCCCCAAGCGTGCAGCTAAAGCCATGCAGTACCTTTGCCGCGGCTACCAGCAGACCCTCGAAGAAGTCACCAACGGCGCCCTGTTCAGTTCCGACAACAGCGAAATGGTGCTGGTGAAGAACATCGAGCTGTACTCGCTGTGCGAACACCACCTGCTGCCGTTCATCGGCAAGGCTCACGTGGCCTACATCCCCAGCGGCAAGGTACTCGGCCTGTCGAAAGTGGCACGCATCGTCGACATGTACGCCCGCCGCCTGCAGATCCAGGAAAATCTCAGCCGGCAGATCGCCGAGGCCATCCAACAGGTCACCGGCGCCCTCGGCGTAGCCGTGGTCATCGAGGCCCAGCACATGTGCATGATGATGCGCGGCGTGGAGAAGCAGAACTCGTCCATGGTCACTTCGGTGATGCTTGGCGAATTCCGCGAGAATGCTGCCACCCGCAGCGAGTTCCTCAGCCTGATCAAGGACTGAACCGCCACGTGGTGCCCAAAAGCCGGCCTAGCGCCGGCTTTTTCATGCCTAGTGGTTGCGCCCGTCCCAGTGCTGTACCGGGAAGCGGCTCAGGTCGACACCATCCAGGCAGCGCGCGTTGACCGCCGCGCCGAGCTTGCCGTCCGGCCCCGGTGCCTCGCTGAACGGCGCGCAACCGCAGACATCGCAGAAGTGGTGGGCGATCTTGCCGGTGTTGAAGCGGTAGGTCGGCAGCTCGCCGGCCGGCGACTTGAGCTGCAACTGTTCCCGGCCGATGAACCACAGCAGCCCGCCGCGCTTGCTGCACAGCGAGCAGTTGCACTCGGTCAGGCTGGCGATCTCGCCGCTCACGCTGAAGCTGATCTTGCCGCAGTGGCAGCTGCCCTGGTAGCTCATGTCGATGCACTCCCGCTGGTTCCGCTCAGGCCTGCAAAGCTAGCCCGGCATCCTGTGCCGCGCCAGGCGCAGGCACCCGCACGAGAGGCGGAGAGCGAGCCAGGCGATATCCGGTGCAGCCAAAGCCGTGCGACTCGGGTACCCTGCCGGCCCTTTGCAGACCTACTCACAGGAACCCCCGGCGATGCTTATCAAGGCACTGCGGATCGGCCTCGGCCAGATCATCATCTTTCTCGACTTCATCACCCGCCCGCGCAAGCTCAAGCGCAGCGTGGAAGCCCAGGCCCAGGTCGAACGTGAAGCCGCCAGCCTGGCGCTGTACCAGTTCCATGCCTGTCCGTTCTGCGTGAAGACCCGACGCAACCTGCACCGCCTGAACGTGCCGATGACCCTGCGCGACGCGAAGAACGACGCCACGCACCGCCAGGCACTGCTAGAACAGGGCGGCAAGATCCAGGTGCCATGCCTGCGCATCGAGGAACAGGGCGAGAGCCGCTGGCTGTATGACTCCAAGGCCATCGCCGCCTACCTGAACCAGCGCTTCGCCGCTCAGTGATGGCCTGCGATGGGCAGTTACCTGCCCATCGCGCACCGGCTGTCAGCCAAGCATGCTCACATAGCGCGGATGGCTGGCCACCCGCGCCAGCCAGGCGTTGATCGCCGGGTACGCGGTGAGATCGAAGCCGCCCTCGTGAGCCACGTGGGTGTAGGCGTACAGGGCGATATCGGCGATGGTGAAAAGCTCGCCCACTAGGTACGGCGTGCGCTGCAGCTGTTGCTCCATCACCTTGAAGGCCTTGTGGCCGCGCACATGGCACTCCGCATACTCGGTGCGGCGCGCCTCCGGCAGCCCCTGGTAGAGCTGGATGAAACGCGCTACCGCCACGTAGGGCTCGTGGCTGTACTGCTCGAAGAACTGCCACTGCAGCATCTGTGTGCGCAGGCGCGGCTCGGTCGGGATGAACTCGCTGCCGTCGGCGAGGAAATTGAGGATGGCATTGGATTCCCAGAGGAAGGTGCCGTCCTCCAGCTCCAGTACCGGAATCTTGCCGTTGGGATTCTTCTCGAGGAACTCGGCGGTCTGCGTCTCGCCCTTGAGAATGTCGATCGGCAGCCACTCGTACTGGTGGCCGAGCAGATGCAGCATCAGCTTGACCTTGTAGCAGTTACCGGAACGGTAATCGCCGTACACCTTGAGCATGGCTATTTACTCCCTTGCGCGTCGCGAACAACGGCCGCCAGGCGGCGCAGGCCTTCACCGAGCTTCTCCGGCGGTACGTGGCTGAAGTTCAGGCGCAGGTGACCGGGGTTGGCATCCGGCTCGACGAAGAACGGCTCACCCGGCATGAATGCCACGTTTTGCGCCATCGCCGGCTGCAACAGGGTGCGGGTATCCAGCTTGTCCTTCAGGGTCAGCCAGAAGAATAGGCCGCCCTGGGGAATCTCCCAGGTTGCCAGCTCGCCGAAGTGTTCTTCCAGCGCCACCTGCATGGCGTCGCGGCGTACCCGGTAGAAGTCGCGCAGCTCGGCCAGGTGGGCCTGGTATTTGTCGCTGCCCAGCCACTGCAGAGCCTGCCACTGGCCGATACGGTTGGTGTGCAGGTCGGCCGCCTGCTTCAGGCGCAGCAGGTGCGGGAACAGATCCGGGCTGGCGATCAGGAAGCCGACGCGCAGGCCCGGCAGCAGGGTCTTGGACACGGTGCCGGTGTAGATCCAGCTGGTGCGCTTGAGGCGGCTGACGATCGGCGTGGCGCTGCCGGCATCGAATACCAGCTCGCGGTACGGTTCGTCCTCGATCAGGGTGACATTGAACTCGTCGAGCAGCGCCGCCACTGCGTCGCGCTTGGCTTCGCTGTAGCGAACGGCGGACGGGTTCTGGAAGGTCGGGATCAGGTAGGCGAAGGCCGGCTTGTGCTTCTGCAGGCGCTCGCGCAGGGCCTCCAGCTCGGGGCCGTCAGCTTCCTGCGGTACGGTGATGCAGTCGGCGCCAAACAGCTGGAAGGACTGCAGCGCGGCCAGGTAGGTCGGCGCCTCAACCAGGATCTCGGTGCCCGGATCGATAAACAGCTTGCTAGCCAGGTCGAGGGTCTGCTGCGAACCGCAGACGATCAGCACCTGGCTGGCGTCGCACTGCACGCCCAGCTTGCGCGCCTCGGCCGCCACCGCCTCGCGCAGCGCCGGCTCGCCCTCGCTCATGCCGTACTGGCCGATGGAAGCCGGCATATCGCTCCAGTCCACCTTGGGCAGCATCGGCTCGGCCGGCAGGCCACCGGCGAAGGACATCACCTCCGGGCGCTGCGCTGCAGCAAGGATTTCGCGGATCAGGGAGCTTTTCAGGCGGGCAACGCGTTCGGAGAAGGCCATGGTGATCACCGGTAGCAAAGGCAGGACAAAAGAAGGCAAACTGGGTCAAACTTGTTGACCGAAACTACGACGGCAAGGACAGATACGTCAATATGTTTGACCTGAAAAAGACGAGCAGCCAGCAGGCTGCCATGGCCGCCTTCTTCTTTGGCTACCAGGCCTTCACCGCCAAGCCGGACGAAATCCTGGCCAAGCGCGGGCTGTCGCGGGTGCACCACCGCATCCTGTTCTTCATCGCCTGCTACCCCGGCCTCAGCGTCAGCCAGTTGCTCAGCTATCTGGGGGTGAGCAAGCAGGCGCTGAACATCCCGCTGCGCCAGTTGCTGGAAATGCACCTTGTGGAGAGCGTGGCGGCCGCCGATGACAAGCGCAAACGCCAGCTCGGCCTGACCGCCGAGGGTGCCAAACTGGAACAGGCGCTGCGCCGCGAGCAAACCAAACTGCTGGAGCGGGTTTTCGCCGACGCAGGCGAACAAGCCGTCGGCGCCTGGCTGGCGATCAACCAGGCGCTGGGCAACACCCGCCAGGCCGGCAGCGAAGGCTGATCAGGGCCGCTCGTCAACCTCGCCGGCCGGCAGCACCGCGTCGCCGCGCAGTTCGCGGGCCGCATGGAAGAACACCAGCGCCGAAGCCACCATCGCCGCCAGCATCGGCAATATGCCGATCACCAGCAGGATGATCGAAGCCACCATCGCCCCCGTGGCGATATTCAGCCAGCCGAGGATGCGCAGCGACGGGTAGCCGTGCTCCACCTTGAGCAGGACGATGCCCAGCCACAGGATCAGCAGGCCGAGCAGTGCCAGCAGGCCGAAGTAGCTCAGCGCCAGGGGATTGAGCCCCACCAGCCGATCCTCGCCCCAGTACAGCTGCATGCACTCCAGCAGCACGCTCAGCACCACGCTCAGCCACACCGGCCAGCGCAGGCCGCGGGCGGCAAAACGCAGTTCGAGAAAAGCCTTGAGGCGCAGCAGCAGGTAACTGCCGAGCAGGGTCACCGCCAGGCTCAGCCAATCGCCCAGCGCGCTTTTCTGCTGAACCATCGCCAGCCCCAGCACCACCAGGGTACCCAGCAGGTAGGCCAGATTGAGCCAGCCAAGCAGCACCAGTTGCTGCGGACTCCAGCCTTGCAGCGCGCGCGGTGCCTGCGCATCGACCAGCACCACCTGGGGTGCGGCATAGGGGTTGTTCTGCTCCATGACCCTATCCTTATCTGAGGGGAACAGTACTGACTAACTCAGAGCCAGAGGAAAACTGTACCGGCAATTGACGATCCTGCTGTACCGCGACGGCCAGGCAGGCTGCGCATAGGCTGCCAGCTAGCGAGGAGAACCGCCATGACCACCGAACTGCTGATCGCCTTTGTCGCCTTTGCCTTCGTCACCTCGGTGACGCCCGGGCCGAACAACATGATGCTGCTCGCCTCCGGGGTGAACTTCGGCGTGCGCCGCAGCGTACCGCACATGCTTGGCATCAGCCTGGGCTTCATGCTGCTGGTGATCTGCGTCGGCCTGGGCCTGGGCCAGCTGTTCGAACAGTTCCCGGCGCTCTACCAGGTGCTGCGCTACGCCGGCGCCGCCTACCTGATCTACCTGGCCTGGAAGATCGCCGGTTCCGGCGCGCCAAGCGCCAGTGAAAGCCGCGGCAAGCCATTCACCTTCGTGCAGGCGGCGGCCTTCCAGTGGGTCAATCCCAAGGCCTGGGTCATGGCCATCGGCGCCATCACCACCTACACCCCGCAGCAGGGCTTCCTGTTCAACGTGCTGGTGATCGCTGCACTGTTCGCCCTGGTCAACTGCCCCAGCGTCGGCCTGTGGACGGTGGCCGGCAGCCTGCTGCGCCGCTGGCTGGAACACCCGCTGCGCCTGCGCCTGTTCAACATCGGCATGGCCCTGCTGCTGGTGGCCTCGCTCTACCCTATCCTGATCGACGTCAAAGGCAGCCTGTGATGAGTGACAACACGGAAGTCATGAACAGCTCCACCCCCCTGCGGCCGCTGGCCGACACCTCGCCCTCCGCGGTGGTCGCCGGCTTCGTCGCCATGCTCACCGGCTATACCAGCTCGCTGGTGCTGATGTTCCAGGCCGGGCAGGCAGCGAACCTCAGCGCCGCGCAGATTTCCTCGTGGATCTGGGCGCTGTCGATCGGCATGGCGATCTGCAGCATCGGCCTGTCGCTGCGCTACCGCACGCCAATCACCGTGGCCTGGTCGACGCCGGGCGCCGCGCTGCTGATCAGCAGCCTGGGCGGGGTGTCCTATGGCGAGGCCATCGGCGCCTACATCACCTGCGCCGTGCTGGTAATCATCTGCGGCCTGACCGGCAGCTTCGAGCGCCTGGTGCGTCGCCTGCCGGCCTCGCTGGCCGCAGCGCTGCTGGCTGGCATCCTGTTCCGCATCGGCAGCGAGATCTTCGTCGCCGCCCAGCACCACACGGCGCTGGTGCTGGCCATGTTCTTCGGCTACCTGATCGCCAAGCGCCTGGCGCCGCGCTATGCGGTGCTCACCGCACTGCTGCTTGGCAGCGTGCTGGCCGGGCTGCTCGGCCTGCTCGACTTCAGCGCCTTCCAGCTGCAGGTAGCGACGCCGGTGTGGAACATGCCGTCGTTCTCCCTGGCCGCCACCATCAGCATCGGCATCCCGCTGTTCGTGGTGGCGATGACCTCGCAGAACATGCCCGGCATGGCCGTGCTGCGCGCCGACGGCTACCAGGTGCCGGCCTCGCCGCTGGTCACCACCACCGGCATTGCCTCGCTGCTGCTGGCGCCGTTCGGCTCCCACGGGGTCAACCTGGCAGCCATCAGCGCAGCTATCTGCACCGGCCCGCACGCCCATGAAGACAAGAGCAAGCGCTACACCGCCGCCGTGTGGTGTGGGGTCTTCTATGCCATCGCCGGCATCTTTGCCGCCACCCTGGCCGCGCTGTTCGCCGCCCTACCCAGCGCCCTGGTGCTGTCGGTGGCCGCCCTCGCCCTGCTCGGCTCGATCGGCAACGGCCTGGCCCAGGCCATGGGCACGCCCGGCGAACGC
The window above is part of the Pseudomonas alcaligenes genome. Proteins encoded here:
- a CDS encoding Smr/MutS family protein, with amino-acid sequence MQDDDFSLFQSAVRGVKQIKHDRADTGKPKADRQRLDTLRQAATVKTENIKVDGLSDQFGIDVGAEDELYWARDGVQDGQMRKLKAGQVAFEGSLDLHGMSVEKARETLWDFFAEAARLEVRCARVTHGKAVRTDGKRPMIKSHVNTWLRQHPQVLGFTSCIAKHGGTGAVYVLLKRTMLDGRDEF
- a CDS encoding carboxymuconolactone decarboxylase family protein, with translation MNQPRVQPLNPPYAPAIQAAFDHVMPPGMPPLKLFRSMARNPRVLQRMFAGGLLDPGSIELRERELLILRATALCGAEYEWGVHVVGFAGKAGFSSEQIADTSSERIDPALWGEAEQALLELADSLHASATVDDALWQRLGVHFSDEQLIECLLLVGFYHAVSFVVNGLQVEREEYAPRFPAR
- a CDS encoding helix-turn-helix domain-containing protein — its product is MSFPQPGDPVRGSASGRPIMALLDLLGRRWSLRVLWELHQTPASFRELQTRCESVSPSVLNTRLGELREAQLLENGERGYQLSALGQELVQHCLPLALWAEGWAAQLPSRPEK
- the folE gene encoding GTP cyclohydrolase I FolE; translated protein: MSLEQQYTAILGQLGEDVSREGLLDTPKRAAKAMQYLCRGYQQTLEEVTNGALFSSDNSEMVLVKNIELYSLCEHHLLPFIGKAHVAYIPSGKVLGLSKVARIVDMYARRLQIQENLSRQIAEAIQQVTGALGVAVVIEAQHMCMMMRGVEKQNSSMVTSVMLGEFRENAATRSEFLSLIKD
- a CDS encoding GFA family protein: MSYQGSCHCGKISFSVSGEIASLTECNCSLCSKRGGLLWFIGREQLQLKSPAGELPTYRFNTGKIAHHFCDVCGCAPFSEAPGPDGKLGAAVNARCLDGVDLSRFPVQHWDGRNH
- a CDS encoding glutaredoxin domain-containing protein, with the translated sequence MLIKALRIGLGQIIIFLDFITRPRKLKRSVEAQAQVEREAASLALYQFHACPFCVKTRRNLHRLNVPMTLRDAKNDATHRQALLEQGGKIQVPCLRIEEQGESRWLYDSKAIAAYLNQRFAAQ
- a CDS encoding glutathione S-transferase family protein; this encodes MLKVYGDYRSGNCYKVKLMLHLLGHQYEWLPIDILKGETQTAEFLEKNPNGKIPVLELEDGTFLWESNAILNFLADGSEFIPTEPRLRTQMLQWQFFEQYSHEPYVAVARFIQLYQGLPEARRTEYAECHVRGHKAFKVMEQQLQRTPYLVGELFTIADIALYAYTHVAHEGGFDLTAYPAINAWLARVASHPRYVSMLG
- a CDS encoding PLP-dependent aminotransferase family protein, encoding MAFSERVARLKSSLIREILAAAQRPEVMSFAGGLPAEPMLPKVDWSDMPASIGQYGMSEGEPALREAVAAEARKLGVQCDASQVLIVCGSQQTLDLASKLFIDPGTEILVEAPTYLAALQSFQLFGADCITVPQEADGPELEALRERLQKHKPAFAYLIPTFQNPSAVRYSEAKRDAVAALLDEFNVTLIEDEPYRELVFDAGSATPIVSRLKRTSWIYTGTVSKTLLPGLRVGFLIASPDLFPHLLRLKQAADLHTNRIGQWQALQWLGSDKYQAHLAELRDFYRVRRDAMQVALEEHFGELATWEIPQGGLFFWLTLKDKLDTRTLLQPAMAQNVAFMPGEPFFVEPDANPGHLRLNFSHVPPEKLGEGLRRLAAVVRDAQGSK
- a CDS encoding MarR family winged helix-turn-helix transcriptional regulator encodes the protein MFDLKKTSSQQAAMAAFFFGYQAFTAKPDEILAKRGLSRVHHRILFFIACYPGLSVSQLLSYLGVSKQALNIPLRQLLEMHLVESVAAADDKRKRQLGLTAEGAKLEQALRREQTKLLERVFADAGEQAVGAWLAINQALGNTRQAGSEG
- a CDS encoding LysE family translocator, whose translation is MTTELLIAFVAFAFVTSVTPGPNNMMLLASGVNFGVRRSVPHMLGISLGFMLLVICVGLGLGQLFEQFPALYQVLRYAGAAYLIYLAWKIAGSGAPSASESRGKPFTFVQAAAFQWVNPKAWVMAIGAITTYTPQQGFLFNVLVIAALFALVNCPSVGLWTVAGSLLRRWLEHPLRLRLFNIGMALLLVASLYPILIDVKGSL
- a CDS encoding benzoate/H(+) symporter BenE family transporter, which gives rise to MSDNTEVMNSSTPLRPLADTSPSAVVAGFVAMLTGYTSSLVLMFQAGQAANLSAAQISSWIWALSIGMAICSIGLSLRYRTPITVAWSTPGAALLISSLGGVSYGEAIGAYITCAVLVIICGLTGSFERLVRRLPASLAAALLAGILFRIGSEIFVAAQHHTALVLAMFFGYLIAKRLAPRYAVLTALLLGSVLAGLLGLLDFSAFQLQVATPVWNMPSFSLAATISIGIPLFVVAMTSQNMPGMAVLRADGYQVPASPLVTTTGIASLLLAPFGSHGVNLAAISAAICTGPHAHEDKSKRYTAAVWCGVFYAIAGIFAATLAALFAALPSALVLSVAALALLGSIGNGLAQAMGTPGERDAALVTFMVTASGMTLLGIGSAFWGLVAGALTLLILNWRNS